From a region of the Dryobates pubescens isolate bDryPub1 unplaced genomic scaffold, bDryPub1.pri scaffold_74_arrow_ctg1, whole genome shotgun sequence genome:
- the LOC104296149 gene encoding zinc finger protein 501-like, translating into MASQKDPDKSWEKKLPKNKLEQKNCSPKGQEEEEKGNMDDGDEEEGLMEDDDDEENDDYEDEDNDEEEGDQDEEETEYAEEDEARAGPSMPLKQLNQCPECGQSFPPGSESLKHRCPHPGTRPFVCGDCGKRFRHSSLLIRHCLTHSGEKPFICADCGHGFRRRSELTIHRRIHTGEKPYSCADCGQRFRHSSALTNHCRTHSGARPYSCDACGKSFTRKSSLRQHRSVHNKEKAFTCRDCGKNFSRSSSLTVHRRIHTGEKLFPCAECGKSFTTSTLLIQHQLIHSGDKLYSCADCGKRFGRSSDLTSHHRTHTGERPYSCADCGKSFTQKSSLTRHRSVHSTEKSFTCRDCGKSFKTTSSLTIHRRVHTGELFPCDECGKSFTTSTAFIQHQLIHSGDKPYSCADCGKSFTCVYNLSRHRRVHTSDKAFTCDDCGQSFTSISCLTKHRLSHTTDQPPEQGRYK; encoded by the coding sequence ATGGCCTCCCAGAAGGACCCAGACAAGAGCTGGGAGAAGAAGCTCCCAAAGAACAAGTTGGAGCAGAAAAATTGCAGCCccaagggacaggaggaggaggagaagggcaaCATGGACGATGGTGATGAGGAGGAGGGCCTCAtggaggatgatgatgatgaggagAATGATGACTATGAGGATGAGGATAATGATGAGGAGGAAGGtgaccaggatgaggaggagacGGAATATgcagaggaggatgaagccagagcaggtccCTCTATGCCACTCAAGCAACTGAATCAGTGCCctgagtgtgggcagagcttcccaccTGGCTCAGAGTCACTGAAGCACCGCtgcccccaccctggcacccgGCCCTTTGTCTGtggtgactgtggcaagaggttcAGACACAGCTCTCTCCTCATCCGCCACTGCCTGACCCACAGTGGCGAGAAACCTTTCATCTGTGCTGACTGCGGCCACGGCTTTAGACGACGCTCTGAACTCACAATCCACCGCCGCATCCACACTGGGGAGAAGCCCTACAGCTGTGCTGATTGCGGCCAGCGCTTCAGACATAGCTCCGCCCTCACCAACCACTGCCGCACCCACAGCGGTGCCAGGCCGTACAGCTGTGATgcctgcggcaagagcttcactcGCAAGTCTTCCCTCCGGCAGCACCGCAGTGTGCACAACAAAGAGAAGGCCTTCACCTGCAGGGACTGTGGCAAGAACTTTAGTCGCAGTTCCTCCCTCACCGTCCACCGCCGCATCCACACTGGCGAGAAGttgttcccctgtgctgagtgcggcaagagcttcaccacgAGCACGTTACTGATCCAGCACCAACTCATCCACAGCGGCGACAAACTCTACAGCTGTGCCGACTGCGGCAAGAGATTCGGCCGCAGCTCCGACCTAACCAGTCACCACCGCACCCACACGGGTGAGAGGCCTTAcagctgtgctgactgtggcaagagttTCACTCAGAAATCTTCCCTCACCCGGCACCGCAGTGTCCATAGCACTGAGAAGTCCTTCACCTGCAgggactgtggcaagagcttcaaaaccacctccagcctcaccatccACCGCCGCGTCCACACCGGAGAGTTGTTCCCCTGTGATgagtgtggcaagagcttcaccacgAGCACTGCATTCATCCAGCATCAACTCATCCACAGCGGTGACAAACCGTACAGCTGTGCCGACTGCGGAAAGAGTTTCACCTGCGTCTATAACCTCTCCAGGCACCGTCGTGTGCACACGAGTGACAAAGCTTTCACCTGCGACGACTGCGGCCAGAGCTTCACCAGCATCTCCTGTCTAACCAAGCATCGCCTCAGCCACACCACTgaccagcccccagagcaggggAGGTACAAATAG